In the Streptomyces sp. f51 genome, one interval contains:
- a CDS encoding HD domain-containing protein, translating into MSAEATNPATPGPVTPAVQHTADLEPGVTPAHRKKARPRIDLRRLGRAALLGPAARDRLPDAIGHVAEAHRAHHPDAKLEPLRRAWVLAESSHRGQMRKSGEPYITHPLAVTLILAELGAETTTLTASLLHDTVEDTEVTLDQVREEFGDEVCYLVDGVTKLEKVDYGAAAEPETFRKMLVATGNDVRVMSIKLADRLHNMRTLGVMRPEKQARIAKVTRDVLIPLAERLGVQALKTELEDLVFAILHPEEYEHTRELISENAGRAGDPLAEISEEVRTVLRDAGIQAEVLIRPRHFVSVHRVSRKRGPMRGADFGRLLVLVNEDADCYGVLGELHTCLTPVVSEFKDFIAVPKFNLYQSLHTAVTRGDGQVAEVLIRTHQMHKVAEAGVIALGNPYAPPSEEQPDGGGERPFDGERADPTRPGWLSRLLDWQQGAPDPDTFWSTLREDLAQDREITVFRADGGSLGLPEGASCVDAAYAQYGEDAHACIGARVNGRLATLSTVLRDGDTVQLLMGQDPASEPSREWLEHAHTPAARIAIQRWIATHPAPGEEEAPKPSATGPRPSAAAPPRPAETQAARTAGPQTARPASAVADLPGASVRMAGCCTPVPPDEVTGFAVRGGVVTVHRVECAGAARMKSAGRPEVGVRWGDTTECRVTLVAESFGRPHLLADLTEAIAAEGVAIVSATVEPPSQQRVRHTYTLQLPDAAHLPGLMRAMRNVPGVYDVSRPQHPATAAQ; encoded by the coding sequence ATGAGTGCGGAGGCGACGAATCCCGCGACGCCAGGCCCTGTGACGCCCGCCGTCCAGCACACGGCGGACCTGGAGCCCGGAGTGACCCCGGCGCACCGCAAGAAGGCGCGGCCCCGGATCGACCTGCGCCGGCTGGGGCGCGCCGCACTGCTCGGGCCGGCGGCCCGCGACCGGCTGCCCGACGCGATCGGTCATGTGGCGGAGGCCCACCGCGCGCACCACCCCGACGCCAAACTGGAGCCCCTGCGCCGGGCGTGGGTCCTCGCGGAGTCCTCGCACCGCGGCCAGATGCGCAAGAGCGGCGAGCCGTACATCACCCACCCGCTCGCCGTGACCCTGATCCTCGCCGAACTCGGCGCCGAGACCACGACGTTGACCGCTTCCCTGCTCCACGACACCGTCGAGGACACGGAGGTGACGCTCGATCAGGTCCGCGAGGAGTTCGGCGACGAGGTCTGCTATCTGGTCGACGGCGTCACCAAGCTGGAGAAGGTCGACTACGGCGCCGCGGCCGAACCGGAGACCTTCCGCAAGATGCTGGTCGCGACGGGCAACGACGTCCGGGTCATGTCGATCAAACTCGCGGACCGGCTGCACAACATGCGCACCCTCGGGGTCATGCGCCCCGAGAAACAGGCCCGCATCGCCAAGGTGACCCGGGACGTGCTCATCCCGCTGGCCGAGCGCCTCGGCGTCCAGGCGCTCAAGACCGAACTGGAAGACCTCGTCTTCGCGATCCTGCACCCCGAGGAGTACGAGCACACCAGAGAGCTCATCTCCGAGAACGCGGGCCGCGCGGGCGACCCGCTCGCGGAGATCTCCGAGGAGGTGCGCACGGTCCTGCGCGACGCCGGGATCCAGGCCGAAGTCCTCATAAGGCCGCGGCACTTCGTCTCCGTGCACCGGGTTTCGCGCAAACGCGGCCCGATGCGCGGCGCCGACTTCGGACGCCTGCTGGTGCTCGTGAACGAGGACGCCGACTGCTACGGCGTCCTCGGCGAACTGCACACCTGTCTCACCCCGGTGGTCTCGGAGTTCAAGGACTTCATCGCCGTCCCCAAGTTCAACCTGTACCAGTCGCTGCACACGGCCGTCACCCGCGGCGACGGCCAGGTCGCCGAAGTCCTCATCCGCACCCACCAGATGCACAAGGTCGCCGAGGCCGGAGTCATCGCGCTGGGCAATCCCTACGCGCCGCCGTCGGAGGAACAGCCGGACGGCGGCGGCGAGCGCCCCTTCGACGGCGAGCGCGCCGACCCCACCCGCCCCGGCTGGCTCTCCCGCCTGCTCGACTGGCAGCAGGGCGCCCCCGACCCGGACACCTTCTGGTCGACACTGCGCGAAGACCTCGCCCAGGACCGGGAGATCACCGTCTTCCGCGCCGACGGAGGCTCGCTCGGCCTGCCCGAGGGCGCCAGTTGCGTCGACGCCGCGTACGCGCAGTACGGCGAGGACGCGCACGCCTGCATCGGCGCCCGCGTCAACGGCCGCCTGGCGACGCTGAGTACGGTCCTGCGGGACGGCGACACCGTGCAGCTGCTCATGGGCCAGGACCCCGCCTCCGAGCCGTCCAGGGAATGGCTGGAGCACGCGCACACTCCCGCCGCGCGGATCGCCATTCAGCGCTGGATCGCCACCCATCCCGCACCCGGCGAGGAGGAGGCGCCCAAGCCGTCCGCCACCGGCCCCCGCCCGTCCGCCGCGGCCCCGCCCCGCCCCGCCGAGACACAGGCCGCCCGCACCGCCGGACCGCAGACCGCCCGTCCCGCCAGCGCGGTCGCCGACCTCCCCGGCGCCTCCGTACGCATGGCCGGCTGCTGCACCCCCGTACCGCCCGACGAGGTGACCGGCTTCGCCGTCCGCGGGGGAGTGGTCACCGTGCACCGCGTCGAGTGCGCCGGAGCGGCGCGCATGAAGAGCGCGGGGCGCCCGGAGGTGGGAGTGCGCTGGGGTGACACCACCGAGTGCCGCGTCACCCTGGTCGCCGAGTCCTTCGGACGCCCGCATCTGCTCGCCGACCTCACCGAGGCCATCGCGGCGGAGGGGGTCGCCATCGTCTCCGCGACCGTCGAACCGCCGAGCCAGCAGCGCGTACGCCACACGTACACCCTCCAACTCCCGGACGCGGCCCACCTCCCGGGCCTGATGCGCGCCATGCGCAACGTGCCCGGCGTGTACGACGTGAGCCGCCCCCAGCACCCGGCGACCGCGGCCCAGTAG
- a CDS encoding M1 family metallopeptidase, which translates to MPLNATPTPARPRSRRVAAALLASAVSVCLIAASAPDPAVPLGVGDRLFPTLGNPGYDVESYDLDFTYPGSNDKPLTAVTTIDALTTEPLDRVNLDFANGTVRSVDVNGSPARFAKAGEDLVVTPAERLPAGFPLRITVRHTSDPVSAKGQDGGWVRTKDGLAMAGQADAAHLVYPCNDHPSDKALFTIHVTAPDRYTAVANGLPEGTRHARGTTTWTYRTEHPMATELTQVSIGRSAVLHRQGPHGLPVRDVVPSADKAALEPWLRKTPGQIAWMESKVGPYPFETYGLLMAQAQTGFELETQTLSLFEKELFTQPAYPKWYVDSIMVHELSHQWFGDSVTPGTWSDVWLNEGHATWYEALYAEEKAHKPMEKRMKAAYRLSDSWRAAGGPPARPKGPNPGQKISIFRPNVYDGAALALYALRQEIGRRAFERLERTWVSVNRDDVASTADFVDLASAVAARDLRGFFKAWLYGAKTPPMPGHPDWKSDAPKALKSR; encoded by the coding sequence ATGCCGCTCAACGCCACCCCCACGCCCGCACGCCCGAGGAGCCGCCGTGTCGCCGCGGCCCTGCTCGCCTCGGCCGTCTCCGTCTGTCTGATCGCCGCGAGCGCCCCGGACCCGGCCGTGCCCCTGGGAGTCGGCGACCGCCTCTTCCCCACCCTCGGCAACCCCGGGTACGACGTCGAGTCGTACGACCTCGACTTCACCTACCCGGGCAGCAACGACAAGCCGCTCACCGCCGTCACCACCATCGACGCGCTGACCACCGAGCCGCTCGACCGCGTCAACCTCGACTTCGCGAACGGAACCGTCCGGTCCGTCGACGTCAACGGAAGCCCCGCCCGCTTCGCGAAGGCCGGCGAGGACCTGGTGGTGACCCCCGCCGAACGCCTGCCCGCCGGGTTCCCGCTGCGCATCACCGTGCGGCACACCAGCGACCCCGTGAGCGCGAAGGGCCAGGACGGAGGCTGGGTAAGGACCAAGGACGGGCTCGCGATGGCCGGCCAGGCCGACGCCGCGCACCTGGTCTACCCGTGCAACGACCACCCCTCCGACAAGGCCCTGTTCACCATCCACGTCACGGCCCCCGACCGGTACACGGCCGTCGCCAACGGACTGCCCGAGGGCACCCGCCACGCGCGCGGGACCACGACCTGGACCTACCGGACCGAGCACCCCATGGCCACCGAGCTGACCCAGGTGTCCATCGGCCGCTCCGCCGTGCTGCACCGGCAGGGGCCGCACGGACTGCCCGTACGGGACGTGGTCCCCAGCGCGGACAAGGCGGCGCTCGAACCCTGGCTGCGCAAGACCCCCGGCCAGATCGCCTGGATGGAGAGCAAGGTCGGACCGTACCCCTTCGAGACCTACGGGCTGCTGATGGCCCAGGCGCAGACCGGCTTCGAACTGGAGACGCAGACCCTGTCCCTCTTCGAGAAGGAGCTCTTCACCCAGCCCGCGTACCCGAAGTGGTACGTCGACTCGATCATGGTGCACGAGCTGTCGCACCAGTGGTTCGGCGACAGCGTCACCCCCGGCACCTGGTCGGACGTGTGGCTCAACGAAGGGCACGCCACCTGGTACGAAGCCCTGTACGCCGAGGAGAAGGCGCACAAGCCCATGGAGAAGCGGATGAAGGCCGCCTACCGGCTGTCCGACTCCTGGCGCGCCGCCGGCGGGCCGCCCGCCAGGCCGAAGGGGCCCAACCCCGGGCAGAAGATCAGCATCTTCCGCCCCAACGTCTACGACGGAGCGGCCCTGGCCCTGTACGCGCTGCGCCAGGAGATCGGACGCCGTGCCTTCGAGCGCCTGGAGCGCACCTGGGTGAGCGTCAACCGCGACGACGTGGCCTCGACGGCCGACTTCGTGGACCTCGCCTCCGCCGTCGCTGCCCGCGATCTGCGCGGATTCTTCAAGGCGTGGCTGTACGGCGCCAAGACACCGCCGATGCCGGGTCACCCGGACTGGAAGAGCGACGCCCCGAAGGCGCTCAAGAGCAGGTGA
- the hflX gene encoding GTPase HflX — MTSSSSPSQEAQTSAQNYPEGLRADALMEEDVAWSHEIDGDRDGEQFERSERAALRRVAGLSTELEDVTEVEYRQLRLERVVLVGVWTTGTIQDADNSLAELAALAETAGALVLDGVVQRRDKPDAATYIGSGKANELRDIVLETGADTVICDGELSPGQLIHLEDVVKVKVIDRTALILDIFAQHAKSREGKAQVALAQMQYMLPRLRGWGQSLSRQMGGGKGGGLATRGPGETKIETDRRRIREKMAKMRREIAEMKTGREIKRQERRRNKVPSVAIAGYTNAGKSSLLNRLTGAGVLVENALFATLDPTVRRAETPSGRLYTLADTVGFVRHLPHHLVEAFRSTMEEVGDSDLILHVVDGSHPAPEEQLAAVREVITDVGATKVPEIVVINKADAADPLVLQRLLRIEKRSIAVSARTGQGMDELLALIDNELPRPSVEIEALVPYTHGKLVARAHTEGEVISEEHTEEGTLLKARVHEELAADLAPYVAAPALR, encoded by the coding sequence ATGACCTCCTCTTCTTCCCCTTCCCAGGAAGCGCAGACCTCCGCGCAGAACTACCCCGAAGGTCTTCGGGCCGATGCCCTGATGGAAGAGGACGTCGCCTGGAGCCACGAGATCGACGGAGACCGGGACGGCGAGCAGTTCGAACGCTCCGAGCGCGCGGCCCTGCGCCGCGTTGCGGGCCTCTCCACCGAACTCGAGGACGTCACCGAGGTCGAGTACCGACAGCTCCGTCTGGAGCGCGTCGTCCTCGTCGGTGTCTGGACCACGGGAACCATCCAGGACGCCGACAACTCGCTGGCCGAGCTGGCCGCACTCGCGGAGACCGCGGGAGCGCTCGTGCTCGACGGCGTCGTCCAGCGCCGCGACAAGCCCGACGCGGCCACGTACATCGGTTCCGGCAAGGCCAACGAACTCCGGGACATCGTCCTGGAGACCGGCGCCGACACCGTGATCTGTGACGGTGAACTGAGCCCCGGCCAGCTGATCCACCTCGAGGACGTCGTCAAGGTCAAGGTCATCGACCGCACGGCCCTGATCCTCGACATCTTCGCCCAGCACGCCAAGTCCCGAGAGGGCAAGGCACAGGTGGCGCTCGCGCAGATGCAGTACATGCTGCCGAGGCTGCGAGGCTGGGGTCAGTCGCTGTCGCGTCAGATGGGCGGCGGCAAGGGCGGCGGCCTCGCCACCCGTGGTCCCGGTGAGACCAAGATCGAGACGGACCGGCGCCGTATCCGCGAGAAGATGGCGAAGATGCGCCGGGAGATCGCGGAGATGAAGACCGGCCGCGAGATCAAGCGCCAGGAGCGCCGCCGCAACAAGGTGCCCTCGGTCGCCATCGCCGGATACACCAACGCCGGCAAGTCCTCCCTGCTCAACCGCCTCACGGGCGCGGGCGTCCTCGTCGAGAACGCGCTGTTCGCGACCCTCGACCCGACCGTGCGCCGGGCCGAGACCCCGAGCGGACGGCTGTACACGCTGGCCGACACGGTCGGCTTCGTACGGCATCTGCCGCACCACCTGGTCGAGGCGTTCCGCTCCACCATGGAGGAGGTCGGCGACTCCGACCTGATCCTGCACGTCGTGGACGGTTCGCACCCCGCACCGGAGGAGCAGCTGGCCGCCGTGCGCGAGGTCATCACCGATGTCGGCGCGACCAAGGTCCCCGAGATCGTGGTGATCAACAAGGCGGACGCGGCCGACCCGCTCGTGCTTCAGCGCCTGCTGCGGATCGAGAAGCGCTCCATCGCGGTCTCCGCGCGTACGGGCCAGGGCATGGACGAACTCCTCGCCCTGATCGACAACGAGCTGCCGCGCCCCTCGGTCGAGATCGAGGCGCTCGTCCCGTACACGCACGGCAAGCTGGTCGCCCGTGCCCACACCGAGGGCGAGGTGATCTCCGAGGAGCACACCGAGGAGGGCACCCTGCTCAAGGCGCGGGTTCACGAGGAACTGGCGGCGGACCTCGCACCGTACGTCGCGGCGCCCGCGCTCCGCTGA
- a CDS encoding diaminobutyrate--2-oxoglutarate transaminase family protein: protein MEAPGEPEGARGTGAGAAERARAAHEGILRRQSARESAARTYARALPIVPVRARGLTIEGADGRRYLDCLSGAGTLALGHNHPVVLEALRKVLDSGAPLHVLDLATPVKDAFTTELFSTLPPRFAERARIQFCGPAGTDAVEAAFKLVRAATGRTGMLAFTGAYHGMTAGALEASGGATDVRVARLPYPQDYRCPFGVGGDRGAELGARWTESLLDDTKSGVPLPAGMILEPVQGEGGVIPAPDAWTRRMREITRDRSIPLIVDEVQTGVGRTGTFWAVEHSGITPDVMVMSKAIGGSLPLAVVVYSDDLDVWQPGAHAGTFRGNQLAMAAGTATLAYVREHGLAERAATVGARMQDQLRSLAAEFPCIGDVRGRGLMIGLELVDPEGTRRPGPDGPLPAAPDLAAAVQRECLRRGLIVELGGRRSSVVRLLPPLTISDEQASAVLDRLADAVSEVSSTAPGDRRAGSDTARGAESPL, encoded by the coding sequence GTGGAGGCGCCAGGGGAGCCCGAGGGGGCGCGGGGCACCGGCGCCGGAGCGGCCGAGCGGGCGCGCGCCGCGCACGAGGGCATCCTGCGGCGCCAGTCGGCGCGCGAATCGGCGGCACGCACCTACGCGCGCGCTCTTCCGATCGTTCCCGTGCGAGCCCGCGGACTGACGATCGAGGGCGCCGACGGACGCCGCTATCTCGATTGCCTCTCCGGAGCCGGGACCCTGGCCCTCGGGCACAACCACCCCGTCGTCCTGGAGGCCCTCAGAAAGGTCCTCGACTCGGGGGCGCCCCTGCACGTCCTCGACCTCGCGACACCGGTCAAGGACGCCTTCACCACCGAGCTGTTCAGCACGCTTCCCCCGCGGTTCGCCGAGCGCGCGCGGATCCAGTTCTGCGGTCCCGCCGGGACGGACGCCGTGGAGGCCGCGTTCAAACTGGTGCGCGCCGCCACGGGCCGTACCGGCATGCTCGCGTTCACCGGCGCCTACCACGGGATGACCGCGGGGGCGCTCGAAGCGTCCGGCGGGGCGACCGACGTCCGCGTCGCGCGCCTGCCCTATCCACAGGACTACCGCTGCCCGTTCGGCGTCGGCGGCGACCGCGGCGCCGAACTCGGCGCGCGCTGGACGGAGTCCCTGCTCGACGACACCAAGTCCGGCGTCCCGCTCCCCGCCGGGATGATCCTCGAACCCGTCCAGGGGGAGGGCGGGGTGATTCCGGCGCCGGACGCCTGGACACGGCGGATGCGCGAGATCACCCGGGACCGGTCCATCCCGCTGATCGTGGACGAGGTCCAGACGGGCGTGGGCCGCACCGGCACCTTCTGGGCCGTGGAGCACAGCGGCATCACCCCCGACGTGATGGTGATGTCCAAGGCCATCGGCGGCAGCCTGCCCCTGGCCGTCGTCGTCTACAGCGACGACCTCGACGTGTGGCAGCCCGGCGCGCACGCCGGCACGTTCCGCGGCAACCAACTGGCCATGGCCGCGGGCACGGCCACCCTGGCGTACGTCCGCGAGCACGGTCTCGCCGAGCGCGCGGCGACCGTCGGCGCCCGCATGCAGGATCAACTGCGTTCACTGGCGGCGGAGTTCCCCTGCATCGGCGATGTGCGCGGCCGGGGGCTGATGATCGGCCTCGAACTCGTGGACCCCGAAGGGACGCGGCGGCCCGGTCCGGACGGCCCCCTCCCCGCCGCCCCCGACCTCGCCGCCGCCGTCCAGCGGGAGTGCCTGCGCCGGGGTCTGATCGTGGAACTCGGGGGCCGCCGGTCGAGCGTCGTACGGCTCCTGCCTCCCCTGACGATCAGCGACGAGCAGGCGTCCGCCGTGCTGGACCGGCTCGCCGACGCCGTGAGCGAGGTGAGCTCGACGGCCCCCGGGGACCGGAGAGCCGGGAGCGACACGGCACGGGGGGCCGAAAGCCCTCTGTGA
- a CDS encoding IucA/IucC family protein — MPDAADPLDHPDIRTAAQAAAVENLLRCWVRENNLPAPQDGTLRIALPASGTTLLVPVHHWSPAGWHRFGLPLLAGVPEQAPAVDAVTVAALFARQTAPGTMAADTGHPDSPAGEGADLVGRVADSVRRTAVFIRERRECPADPADHFLAAEQALLLGHPLHPTPKGRDGLSDAEGRLYSPESRGSFPLHWMAVAPQVLASDSAWTERGRPVSAAQLTTRLAGPGLCLPDGFTAVLPLHPWQMREARHRPGTAALMDAGLLRDLGPHGAPWHPTSSVRTVYRPGAPAMLKLSLGLRITNSRRENLRKELHRGAEVHRLLRGGLFEQWQAVHPGFDIVRDPAWLAVDGLDGHPVPGLDVMIRHNPFGPADDVGCVAGLVSPRPYARPDTLDPADRRPLMRSRLAAIVTGLAARTGRPRGAVATEWFLRYLEQVVRPVLWLDGEAGIALEAHQQNTLLRLDADGWPTGGRYRDNQGYYFRASRRAELDHRLPGIGAHSDTFVSDAVTDERFAYYLGINNVFGLIGAFGSQRLADERLLLTAFRRFLAGVATAPARLRTPLPALLLDSPVLRCKANLLTRLHGLDELVGPVDTQSVYVTIANPLHS, encoded by the coding sequence TTGCCGGATGCGGCGGATCCGCTGGATCACCCCGACATCCGGACGGCGGCGCAGGCGGCGGCGGTCGAGAATCTGCTGCGCTGCTGGGTACGGGAGAACAACCTGCCCGCTCCCCAGGACGGCACCCTGCGCATCGCGCTGCCCGCCAGCGGCACGACCCTGCTCGTTCCCGTCCACCACTGGTCCCCGGCCGGATGGCACCGCTTCGGGCTCCCCCTCCTCGCCGGCGTTCCCGAACAGGCGCCCGCCGTCGACGCCGTGACGGTCGCGGCCCTCTTCGCACGGCAGACGGCCCCCGGCACCATGGCCGCGGACACGGGTCACCCGGACAGCCCGGCCGGCGAAGGCGCCGATCTCGTCGGCCGCGTCGCCGACTCGGTGCGGCGCACCGCGGTCTTCATCAGGGAACGCAGGGAGTGCCCCGCCGACCCGGCCGACCACTTCCTCGCCGCAGAACAGGCGCTCCTCCTCGGCCACCCCCTGCACCCGACCCCGAAGGGACGCGACGGCCTCTCCGACGCGGAGGGCAGGCTCTACTCACCCGAGTCGCGCGGCTCCTTCCCCCTGCACTGGATGGCGGTCGCTCCCCAGGTGCTGGCCTCCGACTCGGCCTGGACGGAGCGCGGCCGTCCCGTGTCGGCCGCGCAGCTGACCACGCGGCTGGCGGGGCCCGGCCTCTGTCTTCCGGACGGCTTCACCGCCGTACTGCCCCTGCACCCCTGGCAGATGCGCGAGGCCCGGCACCGCCCGGGCACCGCGGCCCTCATGGACGCCGGGCTGCTGCGCGACCTCGGTCCGCACGGTGCCCCATGGCATCCCACCTCCTCCGTCCGGACCGTCTACCGTCCCGGCGCCCCGGCGATGCTCAAACTGTCCCTCGGCCTGCGCATCACCAACTCCCGCCGGGAGAACCTCCGCAAGGAACTCCACCGCGGCGCGGAGGTCCACCGTCTGTTGCGCGGCGGCCTGTTCGAGCAGTGGCAGGCCGTCCACCCCGGCTTCGACATCGTCCGCGACCCGGCCTGGCTCGCCGTGGACGGCCTGGACGGCCACCCGGTTCCGGGGCTCGACGTGATGATCCGGCACAACCCGTTCGGGCCGGCGGACGACGTCGGCTGCGTCGCGGGGCTGGTCTCACCCCGGCCGTACGCCCGGCCGGACACGCTCGACCCGGCCGATCGCCGCCCGCTCATGCGCTCCCGGCTCGCCGCGATCGTCACCGGGCTCGCGGCCCGCACCGGCCGGCCGCGCGGCGCCGTCGCCACCGAGTGGTTCCTGCGCTACCTCGAACAGGTCGTGCGTCCCGTGCTCTGGCTGGACGGCGAGGCGGGCATCGCCCTGGAGGCGCACCAGCAGAACACCCTGCTCCGGCTGGACGCCGACGGCTGGCCCACGGGCGGGCGCTATCGCGACAACCAGGGCTACTACTTCCGCGCGTCCCGGCGCGCGGAACTCGACCACCGGCTGCCCGGCATCGGGGCGCACAGCGACACGTTCGTCTCCGACGCGGTCACCGACGAACGCTTCGCCTACTACCTCGGCATCAACAACGTGTTCGGCCTCATCGGCGCGTTCGGCTCCCAACGGCTCGCCGACGAACGGCTGCTGCTCACCGCGTTCCGGCGCTTCCTCGCAGGCGTGGCCACCGCCCCCGCCCGGCTGCGCACACCGCTGCCCGCCCTGCTGCTCGACTCGCCCGTCCTGCGCTGCAAGGCCAACCTACTGACCCGGCTGCACGGCCTCGACGAGCTCGTCGGCCCCGTCGACACCCAGTCCGTCTACGTCACCATCGCCAACCCTCTTCACTCCTGA
- a CDS encoding GNAT family N-acetyltransferase — protein sequence MPPTDESTDPGTGTDCEDTLDLRLTDELIALFAEGAGPGDETGERVPDGVRGRSPEGAADGTPDGGDLLDRVGGWGPAKTPAGVLQLVPVRAGRDLALVHRWMNDPAVAEFWELAGPEAVVEDHLRRQLDGDGRSVPCLGVLDGVPMSYWEIYRADLDPLARHYPARPHDTGIHLLIGGVADRGHGLGSTLLRAVADHVLDKRPACARVVAEPDLRNTPSVSAFLSGGFRFSAEVDLPGKRAALMIRDRALRELL from the coding sequence GTGCCTCCCACCGATGAGAGCACCGACCCCGGCACCGGCACGGACTGTGAGGACACGCTCGACCTGCGCCTCACCGACGAACTGATCGCCCTGTTCGCGGAGGGCGCCGGACCGGGGGACGAGACCGGGGAACGCGTTCCGGACGGAGTGCGGGGCAGATCTCCGGAAGGGGCCGCCGACGGGACACCGGACGGGGGCGATCTGCTCGACCGGGTCGGCGGCTGGGGGCCGGCCAAGACACCGGCGGGCGTCCTCCAGCTCGTCCCGGTGCGGGCGGGCCGCGACCTGGCGCTCGTCCACCGCTGGATGAACGACCCGGCCGTCGCGGAGTTCTGGGAACTGGCGGGACCCGAGGCCGTGGTCGAGGACCATCTGCGCCGGCAGCTCGACGGCGACGGACGCAGCGTCCCGTGCCTCGGCGTGCTGGACGGCGTCCCGATGAGCTACTGGGAGATCTACCGAGCGGATCTCGACCCCCTGGCGCGCCACTATCCCGCCCGGCCCCACGACACCGGGATCCACCTCCTCATCGGCGGGGTCGCCGACCGGGGGCACGGACTCGGCTCCACCCTGCTCAGGGCCGTCGCCGACCACGTACTGGACAAGCGCCCCGCGTGCGCCCGTGTCGTCGCCGAACCCGACCTGCGCAACACTCCCTCCGTGTCCGCGTTCCTGAGCGGAGGCTTCCGGTTCTCCGCGGAGGTCGATCTGCCCGGCAAGCGAGCGGCGCTCATGATCAGGGACAGAGCCCTGCGCGAGCTGTTGTAG